DNA from Ignavibacteriales bacterium:
TTTTTTCTCCATTTATCCGCTACAGCGCATTGACTATTTTAATAACAACATTTTCTTTATTGCAACAAAATTACCGGATTGTAATTTGTAATAATAAATCCCATTGCTTAACTCACTGGCATTAAAATTAACTTTATAATTTCCAGCTTCCCGGTTTTCATTTACAAGAGTTGTTATCAATTTTCCTAACACGTCATATATTCTTAGTGTTACATTTGAAGCAGTAAGTATTGAGTATGATATGACTGTGCTTGGATTAAATGGATTTGGGTAATTTTGTTCCAAAGTATATTCCTTCACCCAACTAGTATAACGTTTCATATAA
Protein-coding regions in this window:
- a CDS encoding T9SS type A sorting domain-containing protein, with the protein product MEQNYPNPFNPSTVISYSILTASNVTLRIYDVLGKLITTLVNENREAGNYKVNFNASELSNGIYYYKLQSGNFVAIKKMLLLK